From the genome of Lentilactobacillus buchneri, one region includes:
- a CDS encoding DUF389 domain-containing protein, whose protein sequence is MNVQKDLNFTWSTQAILFCAIIIACIGLNVDSAPVVIGAMLISPLMAPIVGIGYGLGNSNPKLLSKAARLFLIQVTIGIIGATIYFFILPLNTASAQLLARTEPTLWDVLIAFFGGFAGVISSAKKDGGNVVPGVAIATALMPPLCTVGYGISHLNASFILGAGYLFLINAFFIALATAAGTIFFRIRSGERLNVSLRQQVLIVIISIIIVIPSSISAYTIVHNSFVDTQLSQFINEKLSNQYIAKQNVDGKNIQISVIGQRLSASQVEQLQQSLKQYHLGDYQLSLTQLTKGNYITPKEFQDYMKQSDTNDTIQTNTNSADNASLTNVQNDIVKKYPKQISNIFVGQVQDKANHTISLIAIQLSDNGKGKATEIEKAATKTAANNNVNAVVRMMTPSQQGD, encoded by the coding sequence ATGAATGTCCAAAAAGATTTGAATTTTACCTGGTCAACGCAAGCAATCCTTTTCTGTGCCATCATCATTGCCTGTATCGGCCTCAACGTTGATTCCGCGCCCGTCGTCATCGGAGCGATGCTGATCTCGCCATTAATGGCGCCAATTGTCGGGATCGGCTACGGCTTGGGAAATAGCAATCCAAAGCTATTATCAAAAGCGGCGAGACTCTTTTTGATCCAGGTAACCATCGGGATCATCGGTGCAACCATTTACTTTTTCATTTTGCCATTAAATACCGCCAGTGCCCAACTGCTCGCCCGAACCGAACCCACTCTCTGGGACGTTTTAATTGCTTTTTTTGGCGGTTTTGCCGGCGTCATCAGTTCTGCTAAAAAAGATGGTGGCAACGTCGTCCCCGGGGTTGCCATTGCCACGGCCTTAATGCCGCCGCTATGTACGGTTGGGTATGGGATTAGTCATCTCAACGCTTCATTTATTTTGGGAGCGGGCTACTTATTTTTGATTAACGCCTTTTTCATCGCCCTGGCAACGGCAGCCGGGACCATCTTTTTCCGCATCCGTAGCGGTGAACGGCTGAATGTATCATTGCGCCAACAAGTTCTGATCGTCATCATTTCGATTATCATTGTCATTCCCAGCTCAATCTCAGCTTACACGATCGTCCACAATTCATTTGTCGACACGCAATTATCACAATTTATCAACGAGAAGCTCAGCAATCAATACATTGCCAAACAAAACGTTGACGGCAAAAATATTCAAATCTCGGTCATCGGCCAACGCTTGTCTGCCAGCCAAGTCGAGCAACTACAGCAGTCACTGAAGCAGTATCATCTCGGTGATTACCAGTTATCGTTGACACAGCTCACCAAAGGAAATTACATCACACCCAAAGAATTTCAAGATTATATGAAGCAATCAGACACTAATGACACAATTCAAACCAACACCAATTCAGCCGACAATGCCTCATTGACCAATGTCCAAAATGACATCGTCAAAAAATATCCCAAACAAATCAGCAATATTTTTGTTGGCCAAGTTCAAGACAAAGCCAATCACACGATTTCCCTGATTGCCATTCAGCTCTCGGATAACGGCAAAGGAAAAGCGACTGAGATTGAGAAGGCTGCCACAAAGACTGCCGCTAATAACAATGTTAATGCCGTCGTTCGCATGATGACTCCTTCCCAACAGGGTGATTAA
- a CDS encoding NAD(P)-dependent alcohol dehydrogenase, with translation MSRQITGAVIEELNAPFKLETLEVDDQPKAHEVLVHIVASGICHSDEAVRNGSAGDYAYPGVVGHEGAGIVEKVGSSVTTVKEGDHVILSYDYDGTCRHCLTGHPSSCINWGKLNFAGVRPDGSVAFTREDGSPIHNFFNQSSFTTETLVQERNITVIDKDIDLRKVGPLGCGFVTGSGTVFNGLNPKEGTTIAIVGTGAVGSAALMAAKIKGCSKIICVDIHDSRLEMAKELGATDTINSLNEDWVDKVHEITNGEGVDFAIDTTGISAIMHQAITALASGGHLAPIAVTAKTLEFMPWNEITALQKHVDGVLMGDAIPQIGIQTLIDFWQAGEFPFDKLEKFYTFDQVNEANQASNDGSVIKPVMVIDQDYVPGE, from the coding sequence ATGTCACGACAAATTACTGGTGCGGTGATCGAAGAATTAAATGCACCGTTCAAGTTGGAAACACTTGAAGTCGACGATCAGCCAAAAGCACATGAAGTATTGGTGCATATTGTTGCAAGTGGGATTTGTCACTCTGATGAAGCGGTTCGTAATGGGTCTGCCGGCGACTACGCATACCCTGGGGTTGTGGGTCATGAAGGTGCCGGAATTGTCGAAAAAGTTGGTTCGTCAGTTACCACCGTTAAAGAAGGCGACCACGTCATTCTCTCATACGATTACGATGGGACTTGTCGTCACTGCTTAACCGGTCACCCATCTTCATGTATTAACTGGGGGAAGCTGAATTTTGCGGGCGTTCGTCCCGATGGATCAGTCGCCTTTACCCGTGAAGATGGTTCACCAATTCATAATTTCTTTAACCAATCCTCATTTACCACCGAAACATTGGTTCAAGAACGAAACATTACGGTGATCGATAAAGATATTGACTTACGTAAAGTGGGCCCTCTCGGCTGTGGCTTTGTAACCGGATCTGGGACCGTATTTAACGGCTTAAACCCTAAAGAAGGCACAACGATTGCGATTGTCGGAACCGGTGCTGTGGGTTCCGCTGCTTTGATGGCTGCCAAGATTAAGGGCTGCTCAAAGATCATCTGTGTCGATATCCACGATTCACGTTTGGAAATGGCTAAAGAACTTGGCGCTACCGATACAATCAACAGTCTGAACGAAGACTGGGTTGATAAAGTGCATGAAATCACCAATGGTGAAGGTGTTGACTTTGCAATTGATACCACTGGAATTTCAGCTATTATGCACCAAGCCATCACTGCTTTGGCATCCGGCGGTCATCTGGCTCCAATCGCCGTTACTGCCAAGACATTGGAATTCATGCCATGGAATGAAATCACTGCGCTGCAAAAACACGTTGACGGCGTGCTGATGGGCGATGCGATTCCACAAATCGGGATTCAGACTTTAATCGATTTCTGGCAGGCAGGCGAATTCCCATTTGATAAGCTGGAAAAATTCTACACCTTTGATCAAGTCAACGAAGCCAACCAAGCTTCAAATGACGGCTCGGTTATCAAACCGGTCATGGTGATTGACCAGGACTACGTACCGGGTGAATAA
- a CDS encoding flavodoxin family protein produces the protein MDAIRYYSRTGNTEKLANMLGNQLKIEAKSIDTPLTGTVDRLYLGGGIYNLNVDERLKQFARNLDPKQVKEVFLFGTSGSLFTVGKQLTKILDQKHIKVAKDHLYLHGLMPKMGNINQHQQAEIKGFAKETVTE, from the coding sequence ATGGATGCAATTAGATATTATTCACGAACGGGGAATACTGAAAAACTTGCGAACATGTTAGGCAATCAATTGAAGATCGAGGCGAAATCGATTGATACACCGCTGACCGGAACGGTTGACCGACTGTATTTAGGTGGGGGAATTTATAACCTGAACGTCGATGAACGCTTGAAACAATTTGCCCGCAATCTGGATCCAAAGCAGGTCAAAGAGGTCTTTTTGTTTGGCACATCTGGCAGTCTATTCACAGTGGGCAAGCAATTGACCAAGATTTTGGATCAAAAGCACATCAAAGTTGCCAAGGATCATTTGTACCTTCATGGCTTGATGCCGAAGATGGGCAATATTAATCAGCATCAGCAGGCTGAGATCAAGGGATTTGCCAAAGAAACGGTTACTGAATAA
- the spxB gene encoding pyruvate oxidase, producing MVETISGSDAVLKVLEQWGVKNIYGLPGGSFDSTMNAIHNQKKQINYVQVRHEEAGAIAAAATAKLTGKVGVCFGSAGPGAVHLLNGLYDAKSDGVPVVALVAQVPTGSMNMDFFQAMDEEPIFDDVAVWNRTAMTADALPRMTDEAIRQAYMKHGVAVLTIPKDLGWAQINDTYQPNVKSHQTPVYPSPRPEDVEEAVKLIKEAKSPMIYFGIGAKDAADELKEASEKFKMPLVSSFLAKGILPDDYPAYLGSTGRVAPKAGSEAGFSTDLILWVGNNVPFSIFLFNKHAKVIQIDIQSEKLGERRHNDVSMLADSKVALDAILEAGETRQPSAFYQACLADKENWNSWLDSFKDSDQMPVRPEPIFDVLNQTASNKAVFAVDVGNVDINFDRLINMHDDQKWATSGIYATMGFALPASIAAKLEYPDRDVYSLSGDGGFAMLMEEVMTQVKYGLHIVNIIFTNETLGFIEAEQTDDTHQPLSGVDLPDTNWAEVTKGMGAVSYTVHTKEDMQKALKDAENTDKPVVIDVKLTHEMPLTTQHMFLDTSWQDKDKVAEYVKKYQAQDLKPLSYFLKEAENHQLQTN from the coding sequence ATGGTTGAAACAATTAGTGGTTCAGATGCTGTTCTTAAGGTGCTCGAACAATGGGGTGTTAAGAACATCTACGGCCTGCCAGGTGGCTCATTTGACTCGACCATGAATGCGATTCACAACCAAAAGAAACAGATTAATTATGTACAGGTTCGTCATGAAGAAGCTGGCGCAATCGCTGCTGCCGCAACTGCCAAGTTGACTGGCAAAGTCGGCGTTTGTTTCGGATCAGCTGGTCCAGGCGCTGTTCATCTGCTCAACGGCCTGTATGACGCAAAAAGTGACGGCGTTCCCGTTGTTGCTTTAGTTGCGCAAGTACCAACCGGCAGCATGAACATGGACTTCTTCCAAGCAATGGATGAAGAGCCGATTTTTGATGATGTTGCTGTTTGGAACCGCACTGCCATGACTGCAGATGCATTGCCGCGAATGACTGACGAAGCCATCCGTCAAGCCTACATGAAACACGGTGTTGCAGTCTTAACGATTCCAAAGGACCTTGGCTGGGCTCAAATTAACGATACGTATCAACCAAACGTCAAGTCGCATCAAACACCTGTCTATCCAAGCCCTCGTCCAGAAGACGTTGAAGAAGCCGTTAAATTAATTAAAGAAGCTAAATCACCAATGATTTACTTCGGGATTGGTGCCAAGGATGCTGCCGACGAATTGAAGGAAGCTTCCGAAAAATTCAAGATGCCATTGGTTTCATCATTCTTAGCCAAAGGAATTCTCCCAGACGACTATCCAGCCTATCTTGGATCAACCGGCCGGGTTGCGCCAAAGGCCGGTTCAGAGGCCGGATTCAGCACCGACTTGATTCTGTGGGTCGGCAACAACGTCCCATTCAGCATCTTCTTGTTCAACAAACACGCTAAAGTCATTCAAATTGATATTCAAAGTGAAAAACTCGGTGAGCGTCGGCACAACGATGTTTCAATGTTGGCCGATTCAAAAGTTGCCTTGGATGCCATTCTTGAAGCCGGCGAAACCCGTCAGCCTTCAGCATTCTATCAGGCTTGCCTTGCCGATAAAGAAAACTGGAACAGCTGGTTGGACAGCTTCAAAGATTCCGATCAAATGCCGGTCCGTCCAGAACCAATCTTCGATGTCTTGAATCAAACTGCCTCCAACAAAGCAGTCTTCGCTGTTGATGTCGGCAACGTTGACATCAACTTCGACCGGCTGATCAACATGCACGACGACCAGAAATGGGCAACCTCAGGCATTTACGCAACCATGGGCTTTGCCCTGCCAGCATCAATCGCTGCCAAGCTTGAGTATCCAGACCGTGACGTCTACAGCCTCAGCGGTGATGGCGGCTTTGCAATGCTGATGGAAGAAGTCATGACCCAAGTCAAATATGGCCTGCACATCGTCAACATCATCTTCACCAACGAAACGCTTGGCTTTATCGAAGCGGAGCAGACTGACGATACTCATCAGCCATTATCCGGTGTTGATTTGCCTGACACTAATTGGGCTGAAGTCACCAAGGGAATGGGCGCCGTCAGTTACACCGTTCACACCAAGGAAGATATGCAAAAAGCCCTCAAAGATGCTGAAAACACTGATAAACCAGTGGTCATTGACGTTAAATTAACCCACGAGATGCCATTGACAACTCAGCACATGTTCCTGGACACTTCATGGCAGGATAAGGACAAAGTTGCCGAATACGTCAAGAAGTACCAGGCACAAGATTTGAAACCATTGAGCTACTTCTTGAAAGAAGCCGAGAACCATCAGCTTCAAACCAACTGA
- a CDS encoding FAD synthetase family protein — protein MKVVYLNQHSQSNMSSSPTPIVLALGFFDGVHKGHQKVIATARKIASQKGYQLAVMTFNRHASRVFNHSQTASFRYLTTLKQKIELVRATHADILYVIDFTKQFAALSPKHFVDQYVIGLNAKVVVAGFDYTFGRGGTTTIDSLAKISGGKVKTVTVNELASDQLKISSTRIRHLVRDGNIQEATRLLGHPYETTGKLIHAQTNGLSIVNPSSRLQQLPESGRYLCEVRVADSIAKVPVNVVHSGNGDQSVIYLNRKRFDHLPHVNSLPVWIRWVN, from the coding sequence ATGAAAGTCGTTTACTTGAATCAACATTCTCAATCAAATATGTCCAGCTCCCCCACCCCAATTGTCTTGGCGCTAGGCTTTTTTGACGGCGTACACAAAGGTCACCAGAAAGTCATCGCAACTGCGCGAAAAATTGCCAGCCAAAAGGGTTATCAACTAGCGGTCATGACCTTCAATCGACATGCCTCCAGAGTGTTTAATCATAGTCAAACCGCCAGTTTCAGATATCTAACCACCCTGAAACAGAAAATTGAACTGGTGCGGGCCACCCACGCGGATATTCTGTACGTCATCGACTTCACCAAACAATTCGCGGCCTTATCACCAAAGCACTTTGTAGACCAATACGTGATTGGGTTAAATGCCAAAGTCGTTGTCGCCGGCTTTGACTACACATTTGGCCGTGGTGGGACAACGACCATCGATTCACTGGCCAAAATCAGTGGCGGTAAGGTCAAAACGGTCACCGTCAACGAATTGGCCAGTGACCAACTAAAAATCAGTTCGACGCGAATTCGCCATTTGGTCCGCGACGGCAATATTCAAGAGGCGACACGCTTACTGGGTCATCCCTACGAAACCACTGGGAAATTGATTCATGCCCAAACTAATGGGTTATCGATCGTTAATCCATCCAGCCGTTTGCAGCAGTTGCCGGAAAGCGGGCGGTATTTGTGTGAGGTTCGGGTGGCGGATTCTATCGCCAAGGTTCCTGTGAACGTTGTCCATTCCGGAAATGGTGATCAAAGCGTCATCTACTTAAACCGAAAACGATTTGATCACCTCCCCCACGTGAATTCCTTGCCAGTGTGGATTCGCTGGGTTAATTAA
- a CDS encoding MetQ/NlpA family ABC transporter substrate-binding protein: MKNSKGIIYTLIGIVVLVGIVFGIHTLTGNASNSKSATITVGSQGSDYDIWNHIADSKQAKKLGLKIKVKQITDGVQLNNATAQGSIDVNAFQSYSYLQAYNQEHQKAQLAALGTTYLEPLGIYSDKYKKVNELPDGATIAIANNPANTARGLLLLQSAGLIKLDKNFGALGNTSDIASNPKHLKFKEIDDTTGPRVLHNLDAVLISNTVALEGHLNVLKDSIFHEKIDVSTRSNINVLATAKKNRHNKDYQKLVKLYHEPAIQKYIKDKYDGTKVEVQKPLSYLK; the protein is encoded by the coding sequence ATGAAGAATAGTAAAGGCATTATTTATACGTTAATTGGCATTGTGGTATTGGTTGGGATTGTCTTTGGCATTCACACCCTGACTGGCAACGCATCCAATTCTAAGAGCGCCACGATTACGGTCGGATCACAAGGGTCAGATTATGATATTTGGAATCATATTGCTGACAGTAAGCAGGCTAAAAAATTGGGCCTCAAAATTAAGGTCAAACAAATTACCGATGGTGTTCAGCTTAACAATGCCACCGCTCAAGGCAGCATCGACGTCAACGCCTTTCAGTCATACTCGTACTTACAGGCATACAATCAGGAACATCAAAAGGCCCAGTTGGCCGCTTTGGGGACGACATATCTGGAACCGCTCGGAATTTATTCTGATAAATATAAGAAGGTGAATGAGCTGCCAGACGGCGCCACAATTGCGATTGCCAATAATCCGGCGAACACGGCTCGGGGGCTGCTGTTGCTGCAAAGTGCCGGCCTCATCAAGCTCGACAAAAATTTTGGTGCTTTGGGAAATACCAGTGATATTGCCTCAAATCCCAAGCATTTAAAATTCAAAGAAATTGACGATACCACGGGTCCGCGGGTTCTCCACAATTTGGACGCCGTCTTAATCTCAAACACAGTTGCACTCGAAGGCCATTTGAACGTGTTGAAAGACTCGATCTTCCATGAAAAAATTGACGTCAGCACCAGAAGCAACATTAACGTGTTGGCGACGGCCAAGAAGAACCGGCATAACAAGGATTACCAAAAGTTGGTGAAGCTGTATCATGAACCAGCGATTCAGAAGTATATTAAGGATAAGTATGATGGTACGAAGGTTGAAGTTCAAAAGCCGTTGTCGTATTTGAAGTAG
- a CDS encoding methionine ABC transporter permease: MLKQIFPNVAHIWPQFVQSIWETIYMTFWSSLIAGILGLGIGILLVITQEGGIAEDGYVYSLVDKVVNLLRSIPFIILLAVMFPITNFIVHTTVGTTAALVPLVVGIFPFYARQVQNALLEIDPQVIEAARSMGSGNLEIIFRIYLREGLPDLIRASIVTVISLIGLTTMAGAIGSGGLGDVAISIGYARYQNDVTVAAMLVILIMVFIVQFAGDWLAKKTVHL, from the coding sequence ATGTTAAAACAAATATTTCCTAATGTGGCCCATATTTGGCCGCAATTTGTTCAGTCAATTTGGGAGACCATTTATATGACATTTTGGTCTTCTCTGATTGCCGGAATTTTGGGCCTTGGGATCGGCATTTTGCTGGTGATTACCCAAGAAGGGGGTATCGCTGAAGACGGGTATGTGTACAGCCTGGTTGACAAAGTGGTCAATTTATTGCGATCGATTCCGTTTATCATTTTGCTGGCGGTGATGTTTCCGATTACCAACTTTATCGTACACACCACGGTTGGAACGACGGCGGCTTTAGTGCCGTTAGTTGTGGGAATTTTCCCCTTCTATGCCCGCCAAGTTCAAAACGCCTTGCTGGAAATTGATCCGCAGGTGATTGAAGCCGCGCGTTCAATGGGTTCGGGAAACTTGGAAATCATCTTCCGAATCTATTTACGCGAAGGATTGCCTGATCTGATTCGAGCCTCCATTGTGACCGTCATTAGTTTGATTGGCCTGACGACTATGGCTGGGGCGATTGGTTCTGGCGGTCTGGGTGATGTTGCCATCAGTATCGGTTACGCCCGTTATCAAAATGATGTCACCGTGGCAGCAATGTTAGTCATTTTGATCATGGTCTTTATTGTCCAATTCGCTGGCGACTGGCTGGCAAAAAAGACAGTTCACTTATAA
- a CDS encoding methionine ABC transporter ATP-binding protein, whose translation MADLQNTIIDLQDVSVTFQSGGKSLQAVDRVNLQIQKGDIYGIIGYSGAGKSTLLRTINLLQRPTSGNVLVGGQRLDQLANPELRKARKKIGMIFQHFNLLNSRTVLGNVEYPLLSQRISKTDRRLKAKKLLDLVGLSEYVQAYPEQLSGGQKQRVAIARSLANDPNILVSDEATSALDPKTTDDILKLLKRLNESLGLTVVLITHEMQVIKSICQHVAVMDAGKIIERGDVASVFSNPKQALTQTFVDSSANVTEALAQIKADQSLQNLAANERLLFLKFHGQATKESLISDLTELYKLKANILFANIERIGSTSIGYLIIVLSGQSKHLADGINFLNQHGVNVKLLATAKRGEQKDVKTNIS comes from the coding sequence ATGGCGGATTTACAAAACACCATCATTGATCTGCAGGATGTTAGTGTGACTTTTCAGTCGGGCGGCAAGTCGCTGCAGGCGGTCGATCGGGTTAACTTACAGATTCAAAAGGGGGATATCTATGGCATCATCGGATATTCCGGTGCCGGTAAAAGTACCTTGTTGCGAACGATTAATCTGCTTCAACGACCAACGAGTGGCAACGTCCTTGTTGGTGGCCAACGGTTAGATCAACTTGCCAATCCGGAACTGCGAAAAGCCAGGAAAAAGATTGGCATGATTTTTCAGCACTTTAATTTATTAAATTCCAGAACGGTATTGGGCAACGTCGAGTATCCATTGTTGAGCCAACGAATCAGTAAAACAGATCGACGCTTGAAAGCCAAGAAACTGCTTGATTTGGTCGGTCTAAGTGAATATGTCCAGGCTTATCCGGAGCAGCTTTCCGGAGGTCAAAAGCAAAGAGTCGCCATCGCCAGATCATTGGCAAATGATCCCAACATTTTGGTCAGCGATGAAGCTACCAGTGCGTTGGATCCCAAGACGACCGATGATATTTTGAAATTGTTGAAGCGGTTGAATGAAAGTTTGGGGCTGACGGTTGTCTTGATCACCCATGAGATGCAGGTTATTAAATCAATTTGCCAACACGTTGCGGTCATGGACGCAGGAAAGATTATTGAGCGCGGGGATGTCGCATCTGTCTTCTCGAATCCCAAGCAGGCTTTAACCCAGACTTTTGTCGACTCCTCCGCAAATGTGACCGAAGCGTTGGCACAGATCAAAGCCGATCAAAGTTTGCAGAATTTGGCCGCCAATGAACGGCTACTCTTTCTCAAGTTTCATGGTCAAGCCACAAAGGAATCTTTGATTTCTGACCTGACAGAACTGTATAAACTGAAAGCAAACATTTTATTTGCCAACATTGAACGGATCGGTTCAACGTCAATTGGTTATTTGATCATTGTCTTGTCGGGACAATCCAAACATCTGGCCGATGGAATTAATTTTTTGAATCAACACGGCGTCAACGTTAAATTATTGGCAACGGCTAAGAGAGGAGAGCAGAAAGATGTTAAAACAAATATTTCCTAA
- a CDS encoding 5-methyltetrahydropteroyltriglutamate--homocysteine S-methyltransferase, which produces MTVAAKLKFPYRYDEVGSLLRPAKLKQARADYHAQKITQADLTQVENQEIRRIVDKQVALGLKDVTDGEFRRSWWHLDFFAGFNGAEFFEPEHGYNFHGEETRKGGIRFTGKIAYNPDHPFFAGFKYLNSIVPAGITAKQTIPSPSVFFPNKDAEVFDNYYDGDFDTFLDDEIKAYQQTVQHFYDLGCRYLQLDDTSWGMWASFSKQTLRPELVPLAKAAVKAINAIVDNKPDDLTITMHVCKGNYDSTWAGAGAYDPVADYLAQLHIDGYFLEYDDERSGGFEPLKKIADNRRDQRIVIGIVTSKRPQLEKEDFLKARIRDASQYVPLDNLCISPQCGFASTEEGNRLTEDDQWHKLALVIKTAKSVWNVE; this is translated from the coding sequence ATGACAGTTGCAGCAAAATTAAAATTTCCATATCGATATGATGAAGTCGGGAGTTTATTACGACCGGCAAAACTCAAGCAAGCACGAGCAGATTACCATGCCCAAAAAATTACCCAAGCGGATTTAACCCAGGTTGAAAATCAAGAGATTCGTCGAATTGTGGACAAGCAGGTTGCCCTTGGACTCAAGGATGTGACTGACGGTGAGTTTCGCCGGAGCTGGTGGCATCTTGATTTCTTCGCCGGATTCAATGGCGCTGAGTTCTTTGAACCTGAGCACGGCTACAATTTTCATGGCGAGGAAACGCGAAAGGGCGGCATTCGATTTACCGGCAAGATTGCCTACAACCCGGATCACCCGTTCTTTGCTGGCTTCAAATACCTTAACAGCATTGTTCCAGCTGGCATTACAGCTAAGCAGACGATTCCCAGTCCATCCGTGTTCTTCCCAAACAAGGATGCGGAGGTATTCGACAACTATTACGATGGGGACTTTGACACCTTCTTGGATGATGAAATCAAAGCTTATCAGCAGACCGTCCAACATTTCTATGACCTTGGTTGCCGCTATCTGCAGCTTGATGATACTTCGTGGGGGATGTGGGCCAGCTTTTCCAAGCAGACTTTGCGACCGGAACTGGTGCCATTGGCCAAAGCGGCTGTGAAAGCGATTAACGCGATTGTCGATAACAAGCCGGATGATCTGACGATTACCATGCATGTCTGCAAGGGCAACTACGACTCAACATGGGCTGGGGCCGGCGCTTATGATCCAGTCGCAGATTACCTGGCTCAGCTCCACATTGATGGCTATTTCCTGGAGTACGACGATGAGCGTTCAGGTGGCTTTGAACCCCTCAAGAAGATTGCTGATAACCGTCGGGATCAACGAATTGTGATCGGAATTGTGACCAGCAAGCGCCCTCAACTGGAAAAAGAGGACTTTCTCAAAGCCAGAATTAGGGATGCCAGCCAGTACGTTCCACTGGACAATCTCTGTATCTCTCCTCAATGCGGGTTCGCCTCAACTGAAGAGGGCAATCGCTTAACGGAAGACGATCAGTGGCATAAATTGGCCCTGGTCATCAAGACGGCGAAAAGTGTTTGGAATGTTGAATAG
- a CDS encoding C39 family peptidase has product MQPTQLAVNLIKQMPELPTGCEITAVTMMLQYAGQPVDKVTLAHEMPYDASDWNKGFVGDPFTENGDSIYPPALVGLVTKYAGHAVDLSGKSITQLKQFLVEKQHPIVVWVGQFDGFATHALVMTGFDDQQVYYTDCWTGERTFMPTEDFEQIRSKKMKLAISY; this is encoded by the coding sequence ATGCAACCAACTCAACTAGCCGTCAACTTAATCAAACAAATGCCGGAACTTCCCACCGGCTGCGAAATTACCGCAGTCACAATGATGCTCCAATACGCCGGCCAACCTGTCGACAAAGTGACCCTGGCTCACGAAATGCCCTACGATGCCAGCGATTGGAATAAGGGCTTCGTCGGTGACCCATTTACCGAGAACGGTGACAGCATTTATCCACCGGCACTAGTCGGTCTGGTCACCAAATACGCCGGTCATGCGGTGGATCTCAGCGGCAAATCAATCACCCAATTAAAACAATTCCTGGTCGAAAAGCAACACCCAATCGTTGTCTGGGTCGGCCAATTCGATGGCTTTGCCACTCATGCGCTGGTGATGACCGGCTTTGACGACCAACAGGTTTATTACACTGACTGCTGGACTGGTGAGCGGACTTTCATGCCGACAGAAGATTTTGAGCAAATCCGCTCAAAGAAAATGAAGCTGGCAATTAGTTATTAG